The region CGCGCCGTGGATCGCAGGCAACGACGGCAGCGGCAGCTCGCCCAGGGAAAACGGCGAGGGCGCCTGCGAACCCTTCTTCTTTTTCAACGCGCCGCCTTCGACGGTCACGAAGCTCGGGCAGAAGCCCTTGAGGCAGCTCGTGTCCTTGTTGCAGGTGCTCTGGTTGATCGTGCGCTTGCGGCCGAATTCGGTTTCCAGCGGCTCGACGGACAGGCAGTTGCTTTGCACGCTGCAGTCGCCGCAGCCTTCGCACACCAGCTCGTTGATCACGACGCGCACCGCCGGATCGGCCATGGTGCCGCGCTTGCGGCGGCGGCGCTTCTCGGTGGCGCAGGTCTGGTCGTAGATGATCGCGGACGTGCCCTTGATCTCGCGGAACTCCCGCTGGATCCTGTCCAGCTCGTCGCGGTGATGCACTTCGACGCCCGGCGGCAGCTTGGCGACGGTGTACTTCTCCGGCTCGTCCGTCACGACCACCAGCCGCGACACGCCTTCGGCCATGAGGCTGTGGGCGATCTGGATGACGGAGTGGCCCTCGGGCCGCTCGCCGACCTGCTGGCCGCCCGTCATCGCCACCGCGTCGTTGTACAGGACCTTGTAGGTGATGTTCACGCCCGAGGCGATGGACTGGCGGATCGCGAGCAGGCCGCTGTGGAAATACGTGCCGTCCCCCAGGTTCGCGAACACGTGCTGCTCGGTGGTGAAGGGCTGCTGCCCCACCCACGGCACGCCCTCGCCGCCCATCTGCGTGAAGCCGATGGTCGCGCGGTCCATCCAGGTCGCCATGAAGTGGCAGCCGATGCCGGCCATCGCGCGCGAGCCTTCCGGCACCACGGTGGACGTGTTGTGCGGGCAGCCCGAGCAGAACCACGGCGCGCGGTCGCCCTTGACTTCCAGCACCTGCATCGCGCGTTCCTTGGCTTCCAGGATGGCGAGCTGCGCGTCGATGCGCGCGGCCATGTCGCCGTCGACGCCGAGCTTCTTCAGGCGCTGCGCGATCGCACGCGCGATCAGCGCGGGCGAGAGGTCCGCATTGGCGCGCAGCAGCGTGTTGGCGGTCGGGTTGGCCATCGACCATTCGCCGCCCGCGAGGTTGTCGGGGCCCGAGCCTTCGTCGGTGAACTTGCCGAGCACCACGGGGCGCACATCGGGACGCCAGTTGTAGAGCTCTTCCTTCAGCTGGTATTCGATGACCTGCCGCTTTTCCTCGACGACGAGGATCTCGCGCAGTCCCTGCGCGAACTCGCGCGTGATCTGCGCCTCCAGCGGCCACACCACGCCCACCTTGTGCAGGCGGATGCCCAGGCGCCGGCAGGTGTCGTCGTCCAGGCCTAGGTCGATCAGCGCCTGGCGCGTGTCGTTGTACGCCTTGCCGCTCGCGATCAGGCCGAAGCGGTCGTTCGGGCCCTCGATCGCGTTGTAATTCAGCCGGTTCGCGCGGATGTACGCGAGGGCCGCGTACCACTTGTAGTCGAAGAGGCGCGCCTCCTGCTCGAGTGCCGTGTCCGGCCAGCGGATGTGGACGCCGCCGGGCGGCATCTGGAAATCGGTGGGGATGCGCACGTCGACGCGCTCCGGGTCGATCATCGCCGTGGCGCTGGACTCCACGATCTCCTGGATCGTCTTCATGCCGGACCACACCCCGGCATAGCGGCTCAGCGCGAAGGCATGGATGCCGAGGTCGAGGATTTCCTGCACGGTCGCCGGGAAGAACACCGGGAAGCCGCAGGCCTTGAAGATGTGGTCGCTCTGGTGCGCGGCCGTCGAGCTCTTGGCGACGTGGTCGTCACCGGC is a window of Caenimonas aquaedulcis DNA encoding:
- a CDS encoding indolepyruvate ferredoxin oxidoreductase family protein yields the protein MNAPLPEHIRKALETVTLDDKYSLDYGRAFMSGVQALVKLPMLQRLRDAQQGKNTAGFISGYRGSPLGGYDQALWKANKYLKAQNIVFQPGVNEELAATALWGTQQLGFTPKETHKFDGVFGIWYGKGPGVDRSADVFKHANMAGTTPWGGVIAVAGDDHVAKSSTAAHQSDHIFKACGFPVFFPATVQEILDLGIHAFALSRYAGVWSGMKTIQEIVESSATAMIDPERVDVRIPTDFQMPPGGVHIRWPDTALEQEARLFDYKWYAALAYIRANRLNYNAIEGPNDRFGLIASGKAYNDTRQALIDLGLDDDTCRRLGIRLHKVGVVWPLEAQITREFAQGLREILVVEEKRQVIEYQLKEELYNWRPDVRPVVLGKFTDEGSGPDNLAGGEWSMANPTANTLLRANADLSPALIARAIAQRLKKLGVDGDMAARIDAQLAILEAKERAMQVLEVKGDRAPWFCSGCPHNTSTVVPEGSRAMAGIGCHFMATWMDRATIGFTQMGGEGVPWVGQQPFTTEQHVFANLGDGTYFHSGLLAIRQSIASGVNITYKVLYNDAVAMTGGQQVGERPEGHSVIQIAHSLMAEGVSRLVVVTDEPEKYTVAKLPPGVEVHHRDELDRIQREFREIKGTSAIIYDQTCATEKRRRRKRGTMADPAVRVVINELVCEGCGDCSVQSNCLSVEPLETEFGRKRTINQSTCNKDTSCLKGFCPSFVTVEGGALKKKKGSQAPSPFSLGELPLPSLPAIHGAYGIVVAGVGGTGVITIGQLLGMAGHIEGKGIVTQDAAGLAQKGGATWSHVLIGDGQDDIRTTRVGMAGADLIIGCDPIVAAGKETVLRMREGRTHVALNSHSTPTAAFVKNANWSNPSDACVAAIVQSVGEGGVGAFNADVAATKLMGDSIYTNPMMLGYAWQKGWVPLGFESLMRAIELNAVQVDANKAAFEWGRRAAHDWASVEKLLTPATVIEFKRRDSLEDIVARRAEFLTAYQDAAYARAYRAFVEQVRAAELPLGKSSLAEAVARNLFKLMAYKDEYEVARLHVQTGFREKVAGMFEGDYKINYHLAPPLTSKRNEKGELQKRKFGPAMAIAFQVLARLKGLRGTALDIFGRTEERRGERALIGEYRRSIETVLASMDAGNHALALEIARLPEQIKGFGHVKERNLAAVRPRWASLMAQWPAESAGRRAA